One window of the Peptacetobacter hiranonis genome contains the following:
- a CDS encoding ERF family protein, producing MSEEVKEVVEEVKKLNVWQKLNRVQVELKAPKNQWNKFGKYYYRSCEDILEGLKPLLDKYNAIVLLSDETKVEEGRHYIVTTATFVDTDNGENVCVKAQAREDENKKGMDGAQLTGSTSSYARKYALNGLFCIDDTKDADATNDRGKAATEDKKNIEQPNKVTNQHLNKLFGLAIRKGVDQSTVRKQISKAFNKTAEEMTLTEYERVVAGYEKMKEKE from the coding sequence ATGAGTGAAGAGGTTAAAGAAGTTGTAGAGGAAGTTAAAAAACTGAATGTTTGGCAAAAGTTAAATAGAGTACAAGTCGAATTGAAAGCACCTAAAAACCAATGGAATAAATTCGGTAAGTATTACTATAGAAGTTGCGAAGATATATTAGAAGGCTTAAAACCTTTATTGGATAAATATAACGCAATCGTACTTTTAAGCGATGAAACAAAGGTAGAAGAAGGAAGGCATTATATAGTAACAACTGCAACTTTTGTTGATACAGATAATGGAGAAAATGTGTGTGTTAAGGCACAGGCTAGAGAGGACGAAAACAAAAAAGGAATGGACGGCGCTCAACTAACAGGAAGTACTTCATCGTATGCGAGAAAATACGCCCTAAACGGTTTATTCTGTATTGATGATACAAAAGACGCAGACGCAACTAACGACCGCGGAAAAGCTGCTACAGAAGATAAGAAAAACATAGAACAACCAAACAAGGTAACAAACCAACATTTAAACAAACTGTTTGGATTAGCAATAAGAAAAGGTGTTGACCAAAGCACCGTAAGAAAACAAATATCAAAAGCCTTTAATAAAACAGCCGAAGAAATGACGCTTACAGAATATGAACGTGTTGTTGCTGGTTATGAAAAGATGAAAGAAAAAGAATAA
- a CDS encoding siphovirus Gp157 family protein codes for MSTLYQLTEEAEVILLTIEELEELEGQEEQLEQTKRVKALIDLEINNKSESMLYILRNIQSDIEAIDGEIKRLQALKKNKQNSMNKLKTLIKECLEKLGKKRLETSLGNLTVRNNPDSINVLDETLVPEEFVKVEVVKKVDKKKIKDWLNETGEVVPGTEVLKTTSLIVPKGK; via the coding sequence ATGTCAACATTATATCAGCTTACAGAAGAAGCGGAAGTAATACTTTTAACTATAGAAGAATTGGAAGAGTTAGAAGGTCAGGAAGAACAGTTAGAACAAACAAAGAGAGTTAAGGCGTTAATCGACCTTGAGATAAACAATAAATCTGAATCAATGCTTTATATTCTAAGAAACATACAAAGCGATATAGAGGCAATTGACGGAGAAATAAAGCGTCTACAAGCATTAAAGAAAAACAAACAAAACTCAATGAACAAATTAAAGACACTAATAAAAGAGTGCTTGGAAAAACTAGGTAAAAAAAGATTAGAAACTTCACTTGGAAATTTAACAGTTAGAAATAATCCGGATTCTATAAATGTGCTAGATGAAACATTGGTTCCGGAAGAATTCGTGAAAGTAGAAGTTGTTAAAAAGGTAGATAAGAAAAAGATAAAAGATTGGTTGAACGAAACCGGCGAAGTTGTACCAGGAACAGAAGTATTAAAGACAACAAGTCTAATCGTACCAAAAGGTAAATAG